In the Cellvibrio sp. KY-GH-1 genome, AATTTTTATTCCGGCATTCAAGCGTATCCCGCATTTCAATCCACCCAACCACCGCAAAGTTAAAAAAAATGCCGAGCAATAACTCTGCTCGGCATCTCTTGTATCCATTTAACATAACAAATACACGCTTACTCGTGAATTTTCACGTTCGCATCGCGCGCCACATACAAACTCACCACTCCCTCACTCACATCCGGTGCAGAAACCACCATGCTTTTATCAATTGACAATTGATTATTATTTAACGCTTGAGAAAACGATTCCATAATCTTATTGGCTTGCTCAATATCGCTTATGGCTACCTTTATTTGACAACGCCGCGATTTACAGACAATCGATTGTGCTGTCACGTTGCCTGCCAAAGCATCTGACTCCAGCAAGTTGTAAAGCCTTGACTCGTAATCTACAGCCCATTGGCTATCTACCGCCTCATTTTCAAACTTTGCCGCCAAATCTTTTACGTACCCTATCCCACTGGCAGCACCCGCAGTTTGCAAATACTGGCTAAAATCCTCCGAGTTTTTACGCGCCTTGTAGTACTCCTCCAAGCTTGCACCATCTTGTGCAATTGCAGGTAGATCACTTGCGTTGTTATTGCTCGACGCCGATTGCACACCACGCGCCGCCTGAAGATCGTTGGTTAGCTGACGATTCAACTCCTCCAATTGACGAATGTAATCCGTATAGACACTCGTCGATTGCTGACCACTACTTTTAATACTTTCGCTCGGTAAAAAAGCACTTTTTTCACTCTCCGGCTGCTTAACATCAGCAACCAGAAAATACGTAAGTGCGGCGCCAAGGCCAAAAGAAATAGCCGATATCGTAAATGTTTTTATCAATTCCCGTTGCCTCTCAATGAACAATTACTCTGTTCACTGGACGAATCATGAAAACGTCACAGTGCCCACTCTAAGAAAACTGCGCGCGACTAACCAGTGAGAAATGTCACGCCGATAAAGCAACATCCCCCTAAAGTTCTGCAGATGTTTTACTAAGCCGCGCCATATACTATGCCAGGCTTGCGCAATTGTCGTGCAGTTAACAACAGCATGCCGATAGCTAATACTAAAGCCACCAACCAAACCTGCCCAAATTGCGCAACCTGAACACGCCCTCCTAACAACAAATCTTTGATCAATATTTGTTGCCCTAAAATTGGCACCCAGCGAAACCAGTCGGCGTAGGCACTGGGATTAAACATACTGTAAAACAGGGGCACCATAGGAATAAACACCATTAACCCCATATAGGTTTGCGCATCTTTAAAACTGCGCGCGAAAATAGAAACCAAAAATTGCAACCCTGTGGCAACAAAAGCAACGGAAATTAGCACTAACAATACTAATGCCAAATCCAGCGGCGTCACGTTTACGCGCAAGCCCAAATCATTGAAGGGCAAAAAATGAAACGCCAAAGCAAACAAAAAAACTTCTACCAGCAATACCAATACGGTTATTGAAAAAGCGTTCAACCATTTCCCCAACACCAATGAACCCGATGTCACTGGCGTGATAAGCAGAGACTCCAGTGAACGCCGCTCGCGTTCACCAGCGACCATATCTGCGCTAAAACCAACACTACTCATAAACGCCGTCAAAATTAATAGAGTGGGTAAACTCAGCATCACGAAGAAACCCATTTTTTCGTCGCTGGCGATATTCAAATCGCGCACACTCACAGGGTTAACAATGGCCGGTGAAATTCCGCGAGCAAGCAAACGCAAACTGCCCATGCGCGCGTTCCAACTCCAGATCTGCTGCCGCACAAAACTCAAACTCCCGTGCACTTTGCTATTGGTCATATCAAATACCAACGCCAACTCTACACTTTCACCTATCGCAAATTTTTCGGCGGCATCCTCGGGAATAATT is a window encoding:
- a CDS encoding ABC transporter permease, whose product is MHKIWVVFTKEWRDALRDKKSLRMTLLMPVYFVGIFVASTLFAIHMGNQSRATTTEPIKLSVVGAEQLPALIDWLRERGVDVQSVGEDAYQQVEQAKLDYALIIPEDAAEKFAIGESVELALVFDMTNSKVHGSLSFVRQQIWSWNARMGSLRLLARGISPAIVNPVSVRDLNIASDEKMGFFVMLSLPTLLILTAFMSSVGFSADMVAGERERRSLESLLITPVTSGSLVLGKWLNAFSITVLVLLVEVFLFALAFHFLPFNDLGLRVNVTPLDLALVLLVLISVAFVATGLQFLVSIFARSFKDAQTYMGLMVFIPMVPLFYSMFNPSAYADWFRWVPILGQQILIKDLLLGGRVQVAQFGQVWLVALVLAIGMLLLTARQLRKPGIVYGAA